ATGGCTGACGCAAGGCCAGCTCTTTACCAACTTCTACGCTACCGGTACCAGAACCACCCGGGGGCTGGAGGCCATTACCCTTTCAGTGCCACCGACACCAGGCCGTTCACTGGTTAAACGGCCGGAGAAAACCCGCTTGATATCTTTGGGTGAGGTTTTGGCCAACAACCGCTACGATGTGGCATTTCTCTATGGCGGTCGTGGTTTCTTTGACAATATGAACGCCTTTTTCACCCACCGACCATGGCTACCGCTGTCTTGATCAGACAGATTTCGGCAAGGAGGAAATCACCTTCAAAAACGCCTGGGGAGTCGCCGGCGAGGACCTTTACCGCAAGGCCATCAAGGAAGCCGATAGGGACCACCAGCAATCATCGGCCCTACACCTATCCCGACGACAGGGTTGACGTTCCTTCCGGCACGGACCGCGAGGGAGCGGTAAAATACACGGATTACGCCCTGAAGCAGTGCATCTTCCTGGCCAGGGAGCGGCCGTGGTTCGCCCATACTATTTTTATCGTCGTCGCCGACCACTGCGCCAAAAGCGCCGGCAAAGCCGATCTGACGGTGACCAAATACCACATCCCCTGTTCATCTATTCCTCCGCCTGGTGATCCCGGGGGAAAACAACAAGCTGTCAAGCCAGATTGATATCGCCCCCACACTTCTCGGCCTGCTCAACCTCTCCTGCCAGAGCTGTTTTTTCGGCCAGGACTTCCAGCCGCGGGCCCTGCTTGCCAACTATCTCAAGCTCAGCCTGCTCAAGGATGACTCATTGATCGTCCTGGCCCTACAACGAGAACATGGCCATCAATCCCGACAACCGGCTGGTACTCGATTGCCAGTCCTACTATCAGGGCGCCAACCATTTCATCACCGCCAAAACCATCAAGTAGACCATTTGAACCGGTAATGGCCCTGGACGACGCCTACGGTCCCGACCAACCACAAAAAAACTGCCCGCATTGTGATATTTTTTTACACTTCCTCGCCCGTCAGACACATCGTACCGCATGCATGCACCCACCCCTTCCCAAATAAAGGTTTTTTCTCTCAGAACCCTTAAGTTTTCCCTTCCCTGTGCCGATTATCAAGGTACCCCTATGACCTGGGCACCACCAGGTCCAAACACATTGCTAACCGCCTGACCGTAGAGGAACGCCGGATGACCGTTTTCATCATCGACCACCATGCTGAATCGGCAGACTACATAGCCCAGATTGTCAGCTCCCTAGGGCTTACTCCCAAACCGATCAAATCAATCGCCGAACTGGTCACCACACTGCAGCAGGGACTCCCGCGGCTGATAATCACCGAAGCGCTGCTGCCCGGCTATGACGATTTTCTCATCCTGCAGCATGTGAAAGAGCAGGAGAACCTCAAGGACATTCCGGTTATCGTCACCACCAGCCGATCAAAACGGGAAGATATCATCAAAGCCCGCCAATTGGGGGCCAAAGGGTTTCTCATCAAACCTTTTGATAAAAAAGCACTTATTCAACAGATCAAACTGGCGCTTAACATCCGGGACTTGACCGGCAGCAGCACACAGCCGACCCAGGTCCGCCGCCCGCCGGCCACCGGCCGCCATCAATCCCACAAAATATCCCTCTCGACCATCAACAACGAACGACTGAAAAGCCAGATTTTACAGAAAATTGAGTCAATTCCCTCACTGCCGGCCATTGTCTATAAAGTCATGCAGCTGATCCAGGATGAAAAATCATGCGCTGCGGACTTCCAGGATCTGATTGCCAAAGACCAGGCGATGACCGCCAGGATGCTAAGGATGGTCAACTCCTCTTTTTTCAGCCTGTCACGGAAAATCAATTCCATCTCTGACGCCGTGGTTTATTTAGGCCATAACACCATCAGGAGCCTGGTTCTTGGAGCTTCAACCTCAAATATTTTCAAGAAAAGTCTCACCATCTACGGCTACCCGAAAGAGGGGCTCTGGCTGCACTCCAACATTGTTGCAGCCATCGCCCGCCACCTGGCCAAAGAGGCCCGGCTTACTCCGGCAGAAATTGAAAACTGCTATATTTCCGGGCTGCTGCATGACATCGGCAAGTTAATTCTTGGCCCCTTTGTGGAACAGTTCGCCGACCGTTTCACCCCAATTCTCGCTGCCGGCAAACCTATTTCTGGTGCAGAAAAAGATATTCTCGGCTTTGACCACGGTGAGATCGGCGGCATTCTGCTCACCAACTGGAAGCTGCCAAAAAACCTGGTTGAAACGGTCTCCAGCCATCATAGTCCTGACAATGCCACCGTCAACCCGAGGGAGGCCATTGTTGTCTCCCTGGCTGACAATCTGTGCAACCGCCAGGGATTTGCCCTGGCGCAGCCGCTTGAACGGCTGACGGAGGAAGAACGGCACCGAGGATATAAAGCCCTCAACCTGCCACCGGACTGGGAGGAACAACACCAGGAGCAGATTACTGATCTGGCCGGCCAAGTGGAGGAGATGATCAGTAAACTCTAATTTTTTCAGTAAGTCAGCGCGTCTGGCTCCAGACATCGACCGTCCCCTGACCACCGGCAGCACATGAAGCGCCGCAAACAGTCATGCTTACAGCACCGGCGGCCAGCTGTTCAAATAATCATCACTAAGGAATACCTATAATGAACTCCCTTTCCCAGCAAGCAATCATGGAGATCCATGCCTCCCTGGATTCAGCCGAACTCTACTTCACCTTGAATCGGCACCTTGGAGAGCTTTTCGGCATCCACCGCTATTCAATCTTCCTTTTCAACAACGACAGTCAGCAATACAACCTGGATTTTTCCACGGTGATCGACAGCAGCTACTGGGATGAGATCTTTTTTGACCAGAATGATGTCTTTTTTGAGTTCTTTGCCGGCGATGAGCCGTCACCTATTCCCTCCCAGCTCACCTGGTTCGGCAATGAATATGACCTCTACTGGATCAACATCCTCTACCATGGCGATGAAATCGCCCTGGCTTTCATCGCCCATGAACCACTTGACGATTTTACCACCATTGCAGCACCGTTACAGCTCTATTTCGACCATCTCTGCCTCTCCCTGATCAAAGCCAAGCTGTATGAAGAGATGCGTGATATCAAGGAGGAAAACGCCGCCAAACTTGACGCCATCAACGAAATGGGAGAACTGCTGGGCAACCTTGAGCTGGAACGAATCATGGTCAAACTGATGGAGTTGTCATTGAAGATCCTCACGGCGGAAGTAGGTTCTATCATGCTTTACAACGATGAGCATGAACTGGAGACTACGATCGAGTGGGGCCTCAAAGATGAATTTATCAAATCAATCACCCTGAGCGAGGAAAAACTGCTTGTCGACCAAGTTGCCGCCAACAGGGAGGTTTGTCACATAGAGGACCTCCCCCATGACCCCAACGTTTCCGTCGGCAACAGTCTCTATTCGGTTAATTCCATTATCTCTTTCCCTCTGTTTACCCAAAACAAAACATACGGCGTCATCAACATCATCAACCAAGAAGGAAGTACCCATTTCGACAGCCGGGAGATAGAAACCCTGAAAACCGTTGCCCAGCTGGCTTCCATTGCCATTGAAAATGCCGTCTATCATCAGCAGGCACTGGAACAGGAAAAACTGATGGAGCAGCTAAGGATTGCCGGCGAAATCCAGCGGAGTCTGTTGCCCCAGAAGAATCCGGCTATCAAGGGACTTGACATCAGCGGCATCAGCATCCCGGCAGTCAATGTGGGGGGAGATTTTTTCGACTACATCGAAACACCGGAGCATAAGCTATGCGTGGTTATCGGCGATGTTGCCGGCAAAGGCATTCCGGCAGCCCTGCTGATGGCCATGACCAAAAGCATGATCAGATCAAATATCCAGGAACCCTGCAGCAACCGGACAAACCTACCCCAGGGAATGCGCTCGGTAAACAATTTCCTGGCCCGGGAAAACCTGGAGGGCAAATTTGTCACCGCTTTAGTGTATATTCTTGATCTGGTGGCAATGAAAGTCCACCTGCTCAGTGCCGGTCATACACCGCTACATATTTTCCGGCCCCGGGAAAACGAAGTAAAGACTTGGAATGATGGCGGCCTGCCGTTCGGCGTCCTGGAAAACGAAAGCTATCGACACCTGGCAGTTGACATCAAACCCGGTGACATCCTGCTTATCTACACCGATGGAATCACTGAAGCCCATAATCGGAACAGTGAGCTCTTCGGCACCCGACGGCTGGAACAGTTGATCATGAAAAATGCTGATCAGAACGCTGAAACAATCCGTGATGTGGTCGTCAAGGAAGTGGCCCGGTTTGCCCATGGCGAACCCCAGTTTGACGACCTGACCCTGGTGGTGGCTAAAATAAGCGAAGACATCGGCCGACCAGAATAAACAAACACCTCTGAACCGGCAGCATCTGCGTGTAGTCCGCAAACAGAGGTAAGAAAACCGGCAGGAATGGGGAAGCAGTCGCCTCCGAAAACCAGCCGGCCCGAGAACCGCTCAATCAAAGGGAGTTGCTCGCTGCCATCAGCCTCAAGGATGTTTACAAACATCCGGACCCCCTCTTTACCCCTATCCATACCCCCTTGCGCCACCGTGCAGAAGCTGGTACAGTTGGGTACTTTTGGTTTCAACTTTCCCCCTGGCTGCGTGGCTCATCATGGTCCGGATTTTCCCTCGTCACTTTTGCCGCACGCTACCCGTCATCCTGCTGGCGGTTATCTTCTCATTGGGGGCCTGTACACGCGACCAGCTCACCACTGCCCCCGGCAACAGCATAACGGTCGGTCTTGAAGGGTCACCGACAACGCTGGATCCCTGCTATACCAGTGACGCCTATGGCTCCAGGATTCTGCCGCTGATCTACAACAGCCTGGTAACCACCGATCACCACGGAATCATTATTGGCGACCTGGCCGAAACATGGCAGATTATTGACAGCTGCACCTATCTCTTCCGGCTCAAGCCGACTATCCGGTTCAGCGATGGCAGTCCCTGCCGGGCAGCAGATGTCAAGGCAACCATCGATTTTCTCAGAAACCCTGATCATGGGTGCCCGGCATTCGGCAGCCTTTCCCTGATCGAAAACATTGACATCCCCGACCAGCGGACGATCATCTTTCATCTCAGTCGGCCTTTTGCCAGTTTTCTCTATGCCCTTACCGCCTATATCATTCCAGCACCTTACTGCACCATCGACAACAACAATGATCGTATCATTCCCGGCAGCGGTCCTTTCCAACTGAGTGAATTTTCCCGTGGTCGGCGCATTACCCTGACTCGCAATCAAAACAGTCAAGTGGCGCCAACGATCGACACCATCCATTTCCAGATTATTGCTGATGATACCACCAGAATTCTGGCGCTCAAAAAGGGAACGCTTGATCTGGTGCAAAATGCCATCCCTCCCTACGCATTGAAATTTCTCCAGCGCGATCCCCAGCTGCAGATTATCAGTCAGCACGGCTCCAGTTATAAATACCTGGGCTATAATCTTGAGGACCCACTGACCGGCAATCTCACGGTTCGTCAAGCTATTTCCCTGGCCATTGACCGCCAGCAGATCATCCGCCATATTCTAAAAAACCATGCCCGCCCGGCCACCGGCCTGCTGCCGCCGGAACACTGGGCAAAAGCATCGTCGCTGCCGTCAGATCGCTACGACCCGGAAGCAGCTGCGGCGCTGCTTGACAACGCCGGCTTTCCACCCCTTGGAAAACAAGGTATCCGTTTCAGCCTGACGTATAAAACATCCACTAACCAGGAAAGTTACGAGATCGCCCAGATCATCAAAAAACAGCTGGCTGCAATCGGTATTGCGGTAACCATCCTGCGCTTCGAGTGGGGCACCTTTTTTGCGGATATCAGGAAAGGAAATTTTCAGCTCTACTCGCTGAAATGGATCGGCATTGAAGACCCGGATATTTTTTACTACATCTTTCATTCCTCCAGCACCCCGCCCAAGGGCGCCAACCGTGGCAGGTTCGTCAACAAAGAGGCAGACCGACTGCTGGAGCAGAGCCGGCTGTCCCTTGACCCGGAAGAACGCCGCCGGATTTTTGTCCGCCTGCAGGAGATTCTTGCACAGCAAGTTGTCTACACCAATCTCTGGCACCGGGATGACGTGGTGATCATGAAGCGGAATCTGGCGGGGTTTGAAATCTATCCGGGGGGCGTGTACACTTCCCTCAGGCAGGTCACATGGCTCGATACCTGATCAAACGGCTGCTGACCATGATTCCTACCATCATCGGGGTGGTTACCATGGTCTTTTTTCTGGTCCACCTGATTCCCGGCGACCCGGTGACGGTCATGCTGGGGGAACATGCCCGGGCGGTGGAAAAGGCCGCCCTGCGCCAGCAGCTGGGCCTTGACCTGCCGCTTTGGCAGCAATACTGGAGTTTTCTCAAGGGGATTGCCACCGGCAACCTGGGGGTATCTTTTTTCTATCGCCAGCCGGTGGCTGCCATCATCGCTGCACGGCTGCCGGCAACCATCCTGCTGGCCGGCGCGGCAATGGGCGTGGCCCTGCTTATCGCCCTACCCCTGGGAGTACTGGCCGCCAGCCGCCAGTACAGCGGCATTGACAACCTGGGAATGTTTTTTTCGCTGTTGGGGATCTCAATGCCCAACTTCTGGCTCGGACCGCTGCTGATCATTCTCTTTTCCCTGAAGCTCAACTGGCTGCCGGTTTCAGGCATGGATGGCCTTGCCAGTCTCATTCTGCCGGCCATCACCCTGGGCACGGCCCTGGCAGCCATCCTTTCGCGGATGACCCGCTCCAGCCTGCTGGAGGAGATGGCCAAAGAGTATCTGACGGCCGCCCGGGCCCGAGGTCTGCCAGCCGCCCGGGTAATTCTCAAACATGCCTTGAAAAACGCCCTCCTGCCGGTGGTCACCATTGTCGGCCTGCAGTTCGGTTCCCTGCTTTCGGGGGCCATCGTCACCGAAAAGGTTTTTTCCTGGCCGGGGATCGGCAGCCTGCTGATTCAGGCAGTTTTCAGCCGGGATTACCCTATGGTCCAAGGATGCATCCTGGTGATCTCCTTTTGCTACATCATCGCCAACGTGGCCACCGAACTGTTTTACGCCCTTGTTGACCCAAGAATCCGGTATGACTAAGGTTCACTTTGAATCATGGTCTTATTCATTACAAGGATATAAGCCAGGACAACCTGAAACTCCCATACATGCCCCGCAACCCCCGAACAGGCGACCTGAGTCCGAAAGGTCAGCGTGGATCGGTGGCCAGCAAGCTACTTACACCATACGGATGGCAAACTCGGGGCAGAAACCAACGCAGTAGCCACAGCGCAGGCAGAGATCAGCATTGATCCTGGGTTTTTCCTCTCCAGGGTCCTTGGTGATCGCTCCGTTGGGACAATTTTCCATACAGGTACCGCAATCCTTGCAGAGCCAGTCGATGATTTGGAACTCCTTGACCTCAGTCAAGAGCGGCGGCAGTGAAGCAAGGTCAACTGGTTGAGTCTTGAAATAGGCCAGGTTATACTCCACTTCCGCTTCGCTGACCATCCCCAGCGCAAGAGACAACCGACCAATTTCCCTGGCAAAGCCGACTGCCTGATGAAAGTCACTCACTAGACTGCCACCCCCAAGAACTTTCATCAGATAAACGCCCTTTTCCTGTTTGAGACACTGGCCGATGGCTCCTTTCATTTCAGTCACCGATCCATGGAGGATGCCGATCCCCGCCTGGTTGATAATCGGAAACACCACGTCCACCTCATCCACCTCGGCCGCTCTGCTAGCGGCGGCCACCGAATGGGTGCTGATCCCCACCGCCTTGATGATTCCTTTGGCTTTACAATCCAGCAGACACTGCCAGGCCCCCCGACGCTGCTCAAAGACCGTTTCATCAGCCCGGGCGGCGTGGAGGTGGAAGATATCGATATAGTCCACTTCCAGAGCCTGCAGAGCCTCTAGAACAGCCTGTTCCATTTCCCCATAGCCTGGCAGCCGTGGATTTACTGGCCAGCACCGGCCGGCGGGGAACCTGCTTCAAAGCCAGTCGGATCGGTTCATAGGTTTTGTACATCTGGGCGGTATCGATGAAATCAATCCCGCCGCGCAGGGCCCGGACAATGATATTCCGGCAAACATCAACCGGCAGATTCTTCTGCAGCGGCCCCATGGGCAGAGCGCCAAAACATACTTCACTGACTTCCAATCCGGTCCTGCCGAGGAGCATTCTCCGCATCATGTTCTCCTTTTTCGCTGCTGCTGCCTACACACCCATCTCTTGGCACTTTACCAACAGCTTTTTTCTCCCCTTAGTGCAATAAAAACCGGCCGCTGTCAAATCTTTGCTTATTTTTTCTATCAGTACTCCCGTAAATCATGATACATTCTTATGGCAGTTCAACGAACTGGGAAGCCACCTGCCCGCCAAACAACAAGACGATGAACCACGCAACAAGAATGACACAACGATTAGTTCTCTCCCTGCTTTTTTTCGCCTTGCTGATTCCCGCCGACTCCCGAGCGGCGGAGCTGAATCCCTGGATCCACAGCTGCTATTTTGAAAACGACCTGTTCACCGGCACCGACAGCAACTACACCAACGGCGTGAAATATGCCATCATCTCCCCCGACCTGTCACCGACCGTCCAGGACAAAGGCAGGATTCCCAAAAAAGTGCTTGATCTGATTCACACCCTGCCCTTCATCCGCAATGCGCCGCCCGAAACAGCGCACAAGGTGGAGTTTTCCTTCGGCCAGAACATCTACACCCCTGCGGATATCGCCCGCAGCGACCTGATCGACGATGACCGTCCCTATGCCGGCTGGACCTACCTGGGCACCGCCTACCACCGGAAAAGCGTCCTGCAGCAAGGCATCGCCACCATGGACACGGTGGAAATCCAGCTGGGTCTGGTGGGTCCGGAATCATACGCCGAAAACTCCCAGAAGCTTGTCCATGAACTCCGTGACCTCCAGACTCCCAACGGCTGGGATCATCAGCTGCACAATGAACCAGGCATTGTCCTTGCGTTCGAAAGGAAGTGGCTCTTTCACCCCCATAAGGATGGGCTGGGCTGGGCGACCATCGGCCATACGGGCGGCACCCTGGGTAATGTGGCAACCTACCTCAATGGCGGCCTGGAGGTGCGGCTGGGCTGGAATATTCCCGAAAACTTCGGTGTTTCGCTCATCAGGCCGGCTGGCAGCACCCGAATGGGGGTAACCTGCAGACCAAGCTTTTATCTCCTCGGGGCCCTTGACAGCCGGCTGGTTTTCAGGGATATTTTCTTAGACGGCAATACGTTTACTGACAGTCACAGCGTTGACAAGGAACCCCTGGTCGCTGATCTTGCTGCCGGAGTCGCCTGCAGCTATGGCAGGTTCATGCTTACCTTTACCCAGGTACTGCGTACCAAAGAGTTCAAAAAGCAGACCGACAGCCATAGCTTTGGTGCCATCTCCCTCTCCTGTTTTTTCAACTTTTGAACGGCCGGGGAATTGCCGACGCAATAACCACGGAAGGATCATGACCATGTTCCATCTTCCCCCAACAGGATGGACAACCTATCGATTTTTCCGCCCACATCACCTTTTTGGCATCGTTCTGGCAGCCATGTTGCTGGCCTTGCCGCCGGCGGATTGGGCAAAAGCAGAACAAGCTGCTGACCAGGCCGGAATGCAGCGGCATATCATTCTGCAACTGCCATGGCGTCACCAGTTCCAGTTTGCCAGCTACTATGCCGCCGTTGAACAGGGCTATTATCAGAAGGCCGGATTCGACGTAACCATCCAGAACGACAATCCGGGCAGCAGTCCAGTTGCCGAGGTTCCTGCCGGTTTCCTCTACAATCCTGAGCCCGAACTGGACTACGCAATACTCTATCGGCTGGCGGTTATTGCCATCACCCTGCTGTTTGCCACCGCCATCGGCCTGCTGATCTTCTTCACCTATCGCATGCGCCAGGTCCTCAAGGAAAAAACGGCATCACTGGTGGCTGCCGAAGACGACCTGCTTGCCAGCGACGCCCTCTATCGAACCCTGTTCAACAACGTTCCGGTCGGCATCGGCCTGATCGGCCTCGATGGCAGCATTTTTGCGGTCAACAATAAGGTGCTGGAGATTACCGGCTATACCAGGCGGGAAGCCCTCCGGGAAAATGTCAGTTCCCTCTATTTCAACCCTGCTGATCGGCAAAAAACTCTCCAACAGATACGCGAGAACGGCTTTGTCCAGGGGATGGAGTTCAAACTGAAGCGAAAGGACGGCACCCCTTTTGACGGTCGTTTCACCAGCGTCCTGGTGTCGGTCGGCGGCGAACAGAAGATGCTCTCGATGGTCGAAGATCTCAGCCAGCAAAAGCAGCTGGAGGAGGAGCAGCTCAAGGTAGCGGAAAAGCTTGAGCGGCTGGAAAAGATGGAGGCCATCGGGTTGATGGCCGGCGGCGTCGCCCATGATCTGAACAATATTCTTTCCGGCATCGTCAGCTATCCGGAACTGCTGCTAATGAAGCTCCCCAAGGACAGTGACCTGAGAAAACCGATCCAGACCATCCAGCAGGCTGGCAGCCGGGCGGCGGCCGTGGTGGCTGATCTCCTGACTGTTGCCCGTGGCGCTGCCAGCATCAGGGAAACGGCAAATCTGAACAGGATCATCGAGGAATATTTCACCTCGCCAGAGGGGATGGAAGTCAAGGAGCTGCATCGAGAAGTTTCCTGCATCACCAATCTGCTCCCAGAACTGGCCAATATTTTCTGTTCACCGGTGCATATCAGGAAATGCCTGATGAACCTGATCCTTAACGCCGCGGAAGCCATTGAAGACGAGGGAACCATTGTCATTACAACCCGCAACCAGTATCTGGCCGGGCCGCTTTTCAAGGGACACAAGATCAACCAAGGACAGTATGCCGTTCTCAGCGTCAGTGATACCGGTTCGGGCATTGAAAAAAAAGATATTGAACACATTTTTGAGCCATTTTATACAAAAAAAGTCATGGGTAGGAGCGGCACCGGTCTGGGACTTACCGTGGTCTGGAATACGGTTCAGGATCATGGCGGCATCATCACGGTGGACAGCAGCAGAAAAAGGACTGTCTTCGAACTCTATTTCCCGGCAACCACCGAGGAGCCGGCGGCCGGCAAACCCCATGTTGAGATGGAATCCCTGAAAGGCAGCGGTGAAACCGTCCTGGTTGTCGATGATGAACCTCAGCAGCGGGAGATTGCCAGCCAAATTCTCCTACTCCTTGGCTACCGGGTTGCAACGGTGGCTTCAGGGGAACAGGCTGTTCACTATCTGCGCTCCAAAACAGCAGATCTGCTTCTTCTCGATATGCTCATGGCCCCGGGAATCAATGGACGGGAAACCTATGAACAGATCATCAGCATCCATCCCGAGCAAAAGGCGTTGATCGCCAGCGGCTTTTCCCACAGCGACGACATTAATCAGACGCTTTGCATGGGTGCCGGCGGTTTTGTCAAGAAACCATACACCGTTGAGCAGCTGGGCAAAGCAATCCAGAAGGTGCTGGGCACAAAACACACCGTCAACACAACATCTCGGCCACTTTTGGGGAGGATGCGAACGTGAGAGACAGCAGCTCGAACCAACAACAGCCAGCCACGACACCCAATGTAGGCTGGCTGAAAATACTGGCCATCGTGGTGCTCGCCACCAGCATCGCAACGATCGTCGCCGTGATTGCGGTCACCGGCATCTTTTCACGGGAATTCAGGCCAGTGACCTTGAGCGCCGGTGAACAGCAAATCCTGGAAAACAAACTGGCCAGGCTTGACCCCGGCAATCACCCGGAGGCTGACCACCAGCAGAAGGCTCCGCCAGTCGGCCAAACGTTACAGCCAGAACCCTACAGCGAGAAAGATGCCAGGCGGGAGATTGTTTTGAGTGAAAAGGAACTCAACGCCCTGCTGGCCAGGAATACTGACTTGGCCAGGAAACTTGCCATCGACCTTGCCGATGACCTGGTCAGCGCCAAACTGCTGCTGCCCGTCGAAGAGGACTTTCCCCTCTTGGGGGGCAAGACCATCAAGGCAACTGCCGGTCTGGAACTGGCAACAAAAAACGGGCAGTTGACCATCGCCCTGAAGGGGATCAGCATCTGGGGCGTACCGGTTCCCAACGCCTGGCTGGGCAATCTGAAGAATGTGAACCTGATAAAAGAGTTCGGCAATGATGAAGGGTTCTGGAAGACACTGGCCGCTGGCATCGAAACAATCATCATAAAAGAGGACAAACTGCTGGTCAAGCTCAAGGAGTGAGGGGCATCGGCTACGCTTAGCTGAACAAACGGGGCTTATCCATGGAAATCATCAAAATTATCTGCGCAATTATGCTGCCGCCGTTGGGAGTTTTCCTTCAGGTGGGGATCGGCAAGCACTTCTGGCTCAACCTGCTGCTGACGCTGCTGGGCTATATCCCCGGCATCGTTCATGCGGTCTGGGTGATTGCCAAAAACAAATAAATGATGGCTTCGTAACAACTCCATCTTGTTCGTTAAGCTGCAACCTTCGTCAT
This is a stretch of genomic DNA from Candidatus Anaeroferrophillus wilburensis. It encodes these proteins:
- a CDS encoding HDOD domain-containing protein → MTVFIIDHHAESADYIAQIVSSLGLTPKPIKSIAELVTTLQQGLPRLIITEALLPGYDDFLILQHVKEQENLKDIPVIVTTSRSKREDIIKARQLGAKGFLIKPFDKKALIQQIKLALNIRDLTGSSTQPTQVRRPPATGRHQSHKISLSTINNERLKSQILQKIESIPSLPAIVYKVMQLIQDEKSCAADFQDLIAKDQAMTARMLRMVNSSFFSLSRKINSISDAVVYLGHNTIRSLVLGASTSNIFKKSLTIYGYPKEGLWLHSNIVAAIARHLAKEARLTPAEIENCYISGLLHDIGKLILGPFVEQFADRFTPILAAGKPISGAEKDILGFDHGEIGGILLTNWKLPKNLVETVSSHHSPDNATVNPREAIVVSLADNLCNRQGFALAQPLERLTEEERHRGYKALNLPPDWEEQHQEQITDLAGQVEEMISKL
- a CDS encoding SpoIIE family protein phosphatase translates to MNSLSQQAIMEIHASLDSAELYFTLNRHLGELFGIHRYSIFLFNNDSQQYNLDFSTVIDSSYWDEIFFDQNDVFFEFFAGDEPSPIPSQLTWFGNEYDLYWINILYHGDEIALAFIAHEPLDDFTTIAAPLQLYFDHLCLSLIKAKLYEEMRDIKEENAAKLDAINEMGELLGNLELERIMVKLMELSLKILTAEVGSIMLYNDEHELETTIEWGLKDEFIKSITLSEEKLLVDQVAANREVCHIEDLPHDPNVSVGNSLYSVNSIISFPLFTQNKTYGVINIINQEGSTHFDSREIETLKTVAQLASIAIENAVYHQQALEQEKLMEQLRIAGEIQRSLLPQKNPAIKGLDISGISIPAVNVGGDFFDYIETPEHKLCVVIGDVAGKGIPAALLMAMTKSMIRSNIQEPCSNRTNLPQGMRSVNNFLARENLEGKFVTALVYILDLVAMKVHLLSAGHTPLHIFRPRENEVKTWNDGGLPFGVLENESYRHLAVDIKPGDILLIYTDGITEAHNRNSELFGTRRLEQLIMKNADQNAETIRDVVVKEVARFAHGEPQFDDLTLVVAKISEDIGRPE
- a CDS encoding ABC transporter substrate-binding protein, which translates into the protein MVRIFPRHFCRTLPVILLAVIFSLGACTRDQLTTAPGNSITVGLEGSPTTLDPCYTSDAYGSRILPLIYNSLVTTDHHGIIIGDLAETWQIIDSCTYLFRLKPTIRFSDGSPCRAADVKATIDFLRNPDHGCPAFGSLSLIENIDIPDQRTIIFHLSRPFASFLYALTAYIIPAPYCTIDNNNDRIIPGSGPFQLSEFSRGRRITLTRNQNSQVAPTIDTIHFQIIADDTTRILALKKGTLDLVQNAIPPYALKFLQRDPQLQIISQHGSSYKYLGYNLEDPLTGNLTVRQAISLAIDRQQIIRHILKNHARPATGLLPPEHWAKASSLPSDRYDPEAAAALLDNAGFPPLGKQGIRFSLTYKTSTNQESYEIAQIIKKQLAAIGIAVTILRFEWGTFFADIRKGNFQLYSLKWIGIEDPDIFYYIFHSSSTPPKGANRGRFVNKEADRLLEQSRLSLDPEERRRIFVRLQEILAQQVVYTNLWHRDDVVIMKRNLAGFEIYPGGVYTSLRQVTWLDT
- a CDS encoding ABC transporter permease, which codes for MARYLIKRLLTMIPTIIGVVTMVFFLVHLIPGDPVTVMLGEHARAVEKAALRQQLGLDLPLWQQYWSFLKGIATGNLGVSFFYRQPVAAIIAARLPATILLAGAAMGVALLIALPLGVLAASRQYSGIDNLGMFFSLLGISMPNFWLGPLLIILFSLKLNWLPVSGMDGLASLILPAITLGTALAAILSRMTRSSLLEEMAKEYLTAARARGLPAARVILKHALKNALLPVVTIVGLQFGSLLSGAIVTEKVFSWPGIGSLLIQAVFSRDYPMVQGCILVISFCYIIANVATELFYALVDPRIRYD
- a CDS encoding aldo/keto reductase; protein product: MEQAVLEALQALEVDYIDIFHLHAARADETVFEQRRGAWQCLLDCKAKGIIKAVGISTHSVAAASRAAEVDEVDVVFPIINQAGIGILHGSVTEMKGAIGQCLKQEKGVYLMKVLGGGSLVSDFHQAVGFAREIGRLSLALGMVSEAEVEYNLAYFKTQPVDLASLPPLLTEVKEFQIIDWLCKDCGTCMENCPNGAITKDPGEEKPRINADLCLRCGYCVGFCPEFAIRMV
- a CDS encoding lipid A deacylase LpxR family protein — its product is MTQRLVLSLLFFALLIPADSRAAELNPWIHSCYFENDLFTGTDSNYTNGVKYAIISPDLSPTVQDKGRIPKKVLDLIHTLPFIRNAPPETAHKVEFSFGQNIYTPADIARSDLIDDDRPYAGWTYLGTAYHRKSVLQQGIATMDTVEIQLGLVGPESYAENSQKLVHELRDLQTPNGWDHQLHNEPGIVLAFERKWLFHPHKDGLGWATIGHTGGTLGNVATYLNGGLEVRLGWNIPENFGVSLIRPAGSTRMGVTCRPSFYLLGALDSRLVFRDIFLDGNTFTDSHSVDKEPLVADLAAGVACSYGRFMLTFTQVLRTKEFKKQTDSHSFGAISLSCFFNF
- a CDS encoding response regulator, which encodes MFHLPPTGWTTYRFFRPHHLFGIVLAAMLLALPPADWAKAEQAADQAGMQRHIILQLPWRHQFQFASYYAAVEQGYYQKAGFDVTIQNDNPGSSPVAEVPAGFLYNPEPELDYAILYRLAVIAITLLFATAIGLLIFFTYRMRQVLKEKTASLVAAEDDLLASDALYRTLFNNVPVGIGLIGLDGSIFAVNNKVLEITGYTRREALRENVSSLYFNPADRQKTLQQIRENGFVQGMEFKLKRKDGTPFDGRFTSVLVSVGGEQKMLSMVEDLSQQKQLEEEQLKVAEKLERLEKMEAIGLMAGGVAHDLNNILSGIVSYPELLLMKLPKDSDLRKPIQTIQQAGSRAAAVVADLLTVARGAASIRETANLNRIIEEYFTSPEGMEVKELHREVSCITNLLPELANIFCSPVHIRKCLMNLILNAAEAIEDEGTIVITTRNQYLAGPLFKGHKINQGQYAVLSVSDTGSGIEKKDIEHIFEPFYTKKVMGRSGTGLGLTVVWNTVQDHGGIITVDSSRKRTVFELYFPATTEEPAAGKPHVEMESLKGSGETVLVVDDEPQQREIASQILLLLGYRVATVASGEQAVHYLRSKTADLLLLDMLMAPGINGRETYEQIISIHPEQKALIASGFSHSDDINQTLCMGAGGFVKKPYTVEQLGKAIQKVLGTKHTVNTTSRPLLGRMRT